The genomic stretch CAACCCCTTGAAGTACCACACCACCCTGAAGATCAGGCCGCCCAGGCAGATCAGCACGGAGGCCCAGAGCAGTGGTCCGGTCAGCAGTTCATACATATCGAAACTCCTTGCAGGTCTGCCCGCTTATCTGACGTTCTTGTGGTTTTCCGGATCGCGGGCGACCAGGAAGCGCCACCAGCCGACGAAGCCCGCCAGGGCCAGTCCCATGAGGATGTAGACCGAGCCCTTGGTATGGGTCAGGAAGTCCTGAAGCGTGTAAAATGCGTGATCCATGGCGGCCCTCCTAGTGTTCGTCCTTGTATTCCGGATGCGTGTAGAAAATGGGCATCCGGGTGGTGATGAAGCGGAAGGTCAGGATCAGCAGCGTGACGATGAACGCGGAGATCCAGATTTCCTGCCAGCTGGGGAAGTACCGCTCGACGGCGGGAAGCTGCCAGTTGAAGGCGACCATGGAGACGTTGAAGCGGTTGACCACGATGCCGAGGACGGCCAGGAGCGCGGTCCACTTGCACAGGGCCAGGTTCCGCTCGCGCGCGCCGATGGCGTAGAGCAGGCAGGGCAGCGCCACGAAAACGCCCATTTCGACCATGAACCAGCTGCCCATGGGGGTCGCCAGGTACTTCCAGTTGTTGTCCGCGGCGATGCCGAAGACCTTGATGAAGAAGTAGCCGAGCAGCACCCAGGAGGCGGCGCGGGCAAAGCTGAACACGAAGTTGTCGTGCTCGGACAGGTAGTGGTCGTCCATCTTGTGGTGCAGCCAGCGGTGGGAGAGCGAACCCTCGAAGATGACCATGGACAGGCCGGCCACCGTGCTGGAGACGAAGAAGAACACCGGCAGGTAGCCCGAATACCACAGCGGATGCAGCTTGCTGGGGGCGATCAGGTAGAGCGCGCCGAGCGAGCTCTGGTGCATGGTGGAGAGCACCACGCCCATGATGGTCAGGGCGATGGTGGCGCTGTGCAGCAGGTTGCGCAGCTT from Paucidesulfovibrio longus DSM 6739 encodes the following:
- the hmcD gene encoding sulfate respiration complex protein HmcD, which produces MDHAFYTLQDFLTHTKGSVYILMGLALAGFVGWWRFLVARDPENHKNVR
- the hmcC gene encoding sulfate respiration complex protein HmcC, translated to MSTETKQSLITPFNVIAFVICSVGLYLTVMRFTGGLAAVTNLDDNNPWGLWIGFDLLCGVALAAGGYVTSSAVYLFGLKKYHGAVRPAILTAFLGYAFVVFALHFDVGRPLRLPFPLFVQSGPTSVLFEIGLCVFLYLSVLFLEFSPAALEWLGFKKLRNLLHSATIALTIMGVVLSTMHQSSLGALYLIAPSKLHPLWYSGYLPVFFFVSSTVAGLSMVIFEGSLSHRWLHHKMDDHYLSEHDNFVFSFARAASWVLLGYFFIKVFGIAADNNWKYLATPMGSWFMVEMGVFVALPCLLYAIGARERNLALCKWTALLAVLGIVVNRFNVSMVAFNWQLPAVERYFPSWQEIWISAFIVTLLILTFRFITTRMPIFYTHPEYKDEH